The following DNA comes from Candidatus Syntrophosphaera sp..
ACAGGAGCAAGACCGGATTCCTGGGCTACACGCTTGGTTTTCTGCCAACGGACAGTCTGCTGATCGAAGCCGGCGTGAAAGGATATCTGCGCTCCGAAGAAGACCGCTATTTGCTGGGCAATATCATGAGCAGCGATGGACATCAGCTCTTTGGCCGGGCCTCTGCCGGCGCGGGATTTGGTGGCGTGAGGGCAGGATTGGGAGCGGAAATCGACCGGAAAAAAATGGATTGGGAGTATTACCAATCGGCCTCCCTGAATGCCTATCTGCACCATCAGAGCGACTATTTGGCTTTCAACAACAATTTCAACCTCAGCCAACGCCGGGATGACCTTTTTGTGCTCGGCCCGGACAGGACCGTTCCTGACAGGATCAGAGGCCTCTATAAACTGTACGACAGGCAAAAACGCAGATCCCTCCTCTATTCGGGTTTCCTCGGCTATAGCCCCTCGGAATCATTCCAGGTCACACTGCAGGAAGTTTTCACCCAAAGAGTGATCGAACTTGAGGAAAACGTCGTCCGCAACAACGCTGACCAGGTTAATCAGGCTTCCCTCGCTTTCAGCCTGGCTCCCTGGAGCAAGCTGGGCTGGAATACTGTTTTGAAACACAGCTATGCCATCAAAGAATTCAGCAACGCCCAAAATACGCGTCACACCGAAAACCGAAATCTGGGCACCAATCTGGCCTGGGAGTACATTTTTGGGGACACCCTCTCCGCCGGTGTTTCCGTCGACCTGCAGATCACCAGTTTCCCGGACGATAACAACCGCTGGGACAATGACCTGCGCAACATCCGCTTCAACCTGGGCAATGTGCATTACTGGCGCGACAGGCTCAAACTGCGCAACGCCATTTTCTGGAACCTGACCGATGACGTTTACATCAACGAGATCCTCTCCAACAACAATAAACACACCAACAGCCTCATCTACAATCCCGAATGCGCCATCCTGATCGGCGACCGCCTGCTTTTCAACCAATCCTATCTTATCCGCGCGGATTATACAGATTATGTTTACGACGAAGCGGACAAAGCGCTCTATCGTCAGCTCAGCCTGGAATACAAGCTCGTGTTCGACAGTTTCCCCTTCATCGCCCGATCCCAGGACCAGCGCTGGCTGCTGCTTCCCTATCGGAACAAAGGCACCAGCGCCCTCCTGACCGATCTGACCTTTGGTTTTGAGCGCAATGAATACGCCGACTACTCTGGCTCGTTTTACACCATCAACTTCAAGAACACGCGCTACACGGCGGCGTTCACATTGAAGCACGATATCCAGGATGTGTACTATGTTCTGAAACCTCAATATTCTTGGGGAACCTGGAAAGAATACAACCTTATGTGCGGATTTGCCTGGAAATTCACCGACTTTTCCCTGCTGGAGTTTTCTCTCAATCCTGTCGGGGAAAGCCTGAATGAACTGGACTGGCGTACTTCGGTGAGCTTAAGCGCTCATTTTTGAGATGGGGAAAAATTTAATGGGAGCCATGCCAACCCAGTATCAAGAGCACGAAAGGTGGATGGAGCTTGCGCTGCAGGAAGCCCGTCAGGCAGCTTCCGAAAACGAGATACCGGTCGGCGCGGTGCTCGTCAAAGCCGGCGAATATGTACTTTCGGAGCATAACCGGACTCGCCAGTACTCGGATCCCCTGGCCCACGCGGAGAAATTGCTCATTGACAAAATCCTGTCCCAAAAAATCAAGTACCTGCAGGATTACACTTTGTATGTAACCTTGGAACCCTGCCTTATGTGCGCTGGAATGATGATCTGGAGCAGGTTGGGCGCTCTGGTTCTGGGAGCTTCCGATCCCAAGGCCGGCGCTGTGGGTTCCGTCTATAATGTTTTGGCCGACAAGAGCTTCAACCATCATCCCGCGGTGATTCGCGGCGTGCTGGCAGAAGCCTGCGGAAGCCTGCTGACAAGCTTCTTTCTGGAAAAAAGAACATGAAATGGAGAGTTGCCGGAGCGGTTGAACGGGACGGTCTCGAAAACCGTTGTATCCTCACGGGTACCCAGGGTTCGAATCCCTGACTCTCCGCCATTTTGAGATGAGCGAAGACCGCTTTGACACCCATCTGATCTGCAATGCCCGCAGCCCTCTGATCGCTGGCGGCAAACTGCGCGATGAAGTACTGCTCTACAATCTGTCGACTGAGTCCACTGCAGATGTCAATGATAGATTTGCAGAACTAACCGGCAAGCGGATCGGCCTGGAAAGCGAAACCGCCACTCTGTCCGGCGGCCAGAAAGTCCTGCTGATGTGCCTCCTGGCTTTGTACTCACCTGCCCCGCGCATTCTCTTTGTCGATCTTTGGCACTCGCTGGACGAGCAAAACAAGACGATCGTGCGCAGGCTGCTGACCGAGGCAGGAACGGCGAAAGAAATCCTAAGCGAAAGTTCTGATGCTGAAGATTGAACCCTCCCTCCACCCCATTTGGACGGATTTTAGCCTGCGGATTGAGACCTGCCTTGAATTCACAGCAGGCGCAAGTTATCATCTGAGCGGAGCCAACGGCAGCGGGAAAAGTTCGTTCATAACTCAGCTCCTCCTGCCCCGCTTACTGGCCCAACCTGATATTTACACCCTGTATTTTGAGCAGCAGATGCACCATCAGATCCAGACCACAAAAGCCTATGCCAGCCTGATCAAACCCCACGCTGAGATCAAGACCGAAAAAGACACCGTCGATTTTCTGTTGGATAACCTGTGCATGGCTGTGGAAGCGGAAAACCGCCCCTGCTGCATAGTGCTCGATGAATCTCTGTTCCAGCTTCAGATCAGCGATTTCCTCGCCGGGCACATATCTTCATATTGCCTGATCCATGCTTCGCACGCGGATCCGGTTCCTGATACGCGGCGCGTTGTTTTTGAGCCCGTTTCGGCCAGCTTGAGCAAGGTTTATGCCACCCCAGTTTAAGATCGGCCTTTCGCTGATTCTGCTCCTGGCCGTACTGGTGCTTGTTTGCGGGATCTTCATGGACAACCTGGCAGTGCAGGTTTCCAGTTTTCTTGTCCTTTCGATTCTGCTCTTGAGCGTCCGGGGCGGCAAACGCTGGCTGGCAGGCTATAAAATGATGCTGCCCTTCCTCGTGTCCCTGATCCTGGTTTATTGCATGTTTGGCCTGATCAGGGTGCGCACTCCGGAAGGCGAGCCCGGCTCGGTTCTGTTCTGGCTGGAGTTTGGCCTGAAGCGGATCCTGCTGTTCATGAATTCTGTTTTGACCTTTCAGCTGTTCTTCAGCAGCGTCAGTTTCGACGATATCCTCCGCCTGCCGCTCCGCATTGGCATCCTCAAGTATGCGATCCTCGGTAAAGTCCTGTACAACACTGCTTTCAGCGCCCACGCGGAACTGGCGTTCCATCAGCGCCTGCTACCCTCGGAACAAAGCTCAAAACACAGTTTTGCCCATAGATTCAGGGCCAGGCTGGCCATCCTCCTTTCCATGCTGCTGTCTCTGGTGAACGAAGCCAGGGAAAAGGGCGAAATGATCGACAACCGGATCATGCACTGCCATGCTGGGAAGAAATCAAAAACCAGCCAGTGGTACCAGATCCTGGGATTTGTCGTATTGGTGACCGTGGCCACCATGATCATCCCCATCCCGGTTCCGGGCGGCGGATTTTTCAATTTTGGCGATGTCATGATCGTCTTTGTTGGCCTCTACGCGGGCAAAAAAGCCGGAGCCCTGGCTGGCGGGATCGGCAGCGCCATCGCGGACTTATTGCTGTTTCCCCTGTTCGCGCCGATTACGCTTGTGGTGAAAGGCATTGAGGGTTTTATCTGCGGCCTGGCCCATCAGAAAAAGGGACTGCTGCAATTTGTTTTTCCACTGCTGGGAAGCGCTTTTATCGTGCTCGGATACTTTGTGGGAGAATGGTTCATGCCCCAACTGGGCAAGGCCGTGGCCATGGCGGATTTGCCCGTAAACGTAGTCCAGGCTTCGGCTGGTTTCATTGGCGGCAGGGCACTCTATGAGGCGGCCAGGTACCTCGATCTCTGACCGATCCTGAGATTGGCCCCAATTCGCAGCCTCGAACCCACCTGTTGGGTCACAAGCCAAATCAGCTTATAAAACCCACAAATTCTGAACATACGTTTCACCTGCGTATCGCCCCGGATAACCGCCCGCCTGGCAGGCATCCGGCGGGAAACGTCCTGGAAACCAATGTTCAGAATATAAGGGGGATTTCCCCTCTTGATCTTATAGGATAAAAAAAGCCACCCCGACAAGAGGTGGCTGATTGCATTCTTGAGAAAGAACTATTTCAGTTCGATCACCAACACTTTCTGTTTTCTGAACAGCTCGGGATCGGTCACGGTGAGCACGTACTCGTCTCCAACCTTGTTGACTTCATAGGAAGCCGCCACGTGGTTGGAAAGGATGGCATAGCCTTTCTTGGTGGCGGGGAAGGTGAGTTCCTGAGTGTCCAGGAGGTTGAAGGCCGTATACTTGGCCAGTTGGACATTGCGGGTGACAGTCGAGACCCGGCCGATGCCCAGGATGCCGCCCTTGCGGTCGATTATCCCGTTGTCCAGGAGTTCCCTGCGGGTTCCCACAGCGTAGTAAAGCTGGTTGTTTTCGATGCTCTGGTTGGTGATGACATTATCTTTTTCCTTGAGCATGCTTTCGCGCAGATTGATCTCTGCCTGCGCGGTCTGGCGTTCGGTTTCCAGGGTTGTGGAAAGATCAGCCACCCGTCCTTCCAATTCGCTGACGATACGTTCCTTTTCGGATACCGAGGCTTTAAGCCTGTTCACGATGCTCTGCAAGCCCGAAAGTTGTCCGCTGCTGGAAGCGAGCCTGGATTCCAAACTCTTGATCTGGTCTTTGTATTCTTCGATCTTGGTGCGGGCGTTGGCGATGGAATTGATGATGCTGGCCCGCCTTTCTTCCGGAGTTCCGGCCGGAAGTTCACTATCCCTGCCGATGGTTCCCAATATCTCTCTGTCCAAAGCATCAAGGCTGCCTTGGATTTCGTTGATGGTGAGGCTCGAGTCATCATAAAGCTGCTGTAGCTCAGCCCTGGTTTTTTCCAGGCCTTTGGCTTTATTTGACGCATTTATCCACATCGCCCCAAAAATGATGGCGAGAATGACGAGTATAACTCCTATTATCCATGTTGTTGCTTTCATGCTTGACTCCTTATCAGCTTTCATAATAATGACCCAGATTTTCCAATGGCGGTTTTGCTGTCAAGAATAATTGAGTGAGCGATATGAATTACACCATTTTACGAGCCTGGACCAGTGAGCATGGCCTTCTGGGGTCCAGGGTGGAAAGCGTCCACTCTTTTGATGCTGGCATCCGCGTCCGCTTTAAAAACAAGCGGGATCTGCTGCTCATCGCGTCCAGCCGGGACAGCTTCCCTTTTTGGACGGACAATTTTGTATCCGCCAAAACCGAATCCAGCATCTGGAACCAGCTTACGCACGCCACTCTAAGCAGCGTCCGGATCGCGGAAAACGACCGCATAATCCAGTTTGCCTTTGAGCAGAATGATATATACCAACAAAGGGTCCAGTATGTGCTCATCGCGGAATTCACCCCACCCAAACCCAATCTCATCCTGGCCGTCCAAAACTCTGAACTGATCATCGTCGATGCCCTGAATAAGTATTCCTACGCGGACAATCCCCAGCGCCAGGTATTGCCCCGGCTTCCCTATCAAGCTCCGCATACCACTTTTCAACCCCGGGTTGAAAACATCAGCCTGCCCCTCAGCGTCGAAGCTGCCAAAGGCGGCGAAAAGATAGTCTGCGATACCGTCAACGACTATCTGCGCAACTACCATGAACATGTGCTGCTGGCCGGAGCCGAACTGCAGGCCCTGAAAAGCATCCGGGCCCACTGGACCAAAGAGCTCAACAAAGCGCGGCATAAGCTGGCCAAACAACAGGATGAAATCAAAGACGCCGATCAAGCCGAATACTGGAGGATCTGCGCCGAAACCCTCAAAACCGGCCTCACCTCGATCAAAAAAGGCCAGACCAGCCTGATCGCCACCAACTATTTCGACCCAGCCCTGGCCAGCATCGAGATACCGCTCCAGGCGGATAAAAGCCCCCAGCAAAACCTGCAATTCTATCTCAAAAAGTATCACAAAGCCAAACGGGGGGCCGAGGTCATCAGAGAAAATATATCCCAGACCGAGCTTGAGATCAGGCATCTGGAAAACATCCTGGGCCGGGTTGACAAAGGCGAACTGGTTTACGCCCCCCGGGGCAGGTATTTTGCCAGTCTGGGCAGAAAATTGGACCAGGCGGAAAAACTGCTGCGCCTGCGCCTGAATGAAGACTTTGAGATCGTGATCGGGCGCAAGGCCAGAGAAAACGATTTCATCACCACCCAGTTGGCCCAGCCCCATGATTGGTGGTTCCATACCCGCATCTACCATGGCTCCCACATCCTGCTGCGCTGTTTCAAGAAAACCGCTCCGGGCCCTGATCTGATCAAGATCTGCTGCAGCCTGGCGGCCTGGTACAGCAAAGCCCGCTTTTCCCAAAACGTCCCTGTGGACTACACCCAGGCCCGCCATGTGCGCAAACCGCGCAAGAGCGCGCCTGGATTTGTCACCTATACCAATCACCACACCGTATTTGCCGATCCCAAGGACCTGCGTGCCGTACGCGAGGAACTCAAGCCATGAAAGCCAGGATCAAAGACAGCGGAATAATCTTCAAGACCAGCCCCTACAGCGAAAGCAGCCTGATCCTGAAAGCCTTCCTGCGGGAACGCGGCCTGATCTCGATCATCGCCAAAGGTATCCGCAAGAAAGCGGAGGCCGACCTGCTCAATCCGCTCTGTGACTACGAATTTACCCTCTACGAACCGCAGGAGGGCGGATTGTACCTGCTGTGCGAATTCTCGCTCGCCCGCCAGTATGACCTTTCACGAAAAGTGGAAAGCTGGACAGCGGCGGAATGCGCCATTGAACTGTATTCCCGGCTCATCATTCCCAGCGATGAGAATCCCCAGTATCATGAGCTCTTGCACCAGTTTCTCGACTATCTGCTGTCCGTGGATAAAAACGCCATCCTCATCTGGTGGCGCTTCCTGCTCAGGGTCTTCACG
Coding sequences within:
- a CDS encoding DUF814 domain-containing protein; its protein translation is MNYTILRAWTSEHGLLGSRVESVHSFDAGIRVRFKNKRDLLLIASSRDSFPFWTDNFVSAKTESSIWNQLTHATLSSVRIAENDRIIQFAFEQNDIYQQRVQYVLIAEFTPPKPNLILAVQNSELIIVDALNKYSYADNPQRQVLPRLPYQAPHTTFQPRVENISLPLSVEAAKGGEKIVCDTVNDYLRNYHEHVLLAGAELQALKSIRAHWTKELNKARHKLAKQQDEIKDADQAEYWRICAETLKTGLTSIKKGQTSLIATNYFDPALASIEIPLQADKSPQQNLQFYLKKYHKAKRGAEVIRENISQTELEIRHLENILGRVDKGELVYAPRGRYFASLGRKLDQAEKLLRLRLNEDFEIVIGRKARENDFITTQLAQPHDWWFHTRIYHGSHILLRCFKKTAPGPDLIKICCSLAAWYSKARFSQNVPVDYTQARHVRKPRKSAPGFVTYTNHHTVFADPKDLRAVREELKP
- a CDS encoding ECF transporter S component, whose protein sequence is MHCHAGKKSKTSQWYQILGFVVLVTVATMIIPIPVPGGGFFNFGDVMIVFVGLYAGKKAGALAGGIGSAIADLLLFPLFAPITLVVKGIEGFICGLAHQKKGLLQFVFPLLGSAFIVLGYFVGEWFMPQLGKAVAMADLPVNVVQASAGFIGGRALYEAARYLDL
- a CDS encoding nucleoside deaminase codes for the protein MPTQYQEHERWMELALQEARQAASENEIPVGAVLVKAGEYVLSEHNRTRQYSDPLAHAEKLLIDKILSQKIKYLQDYTLYVTLEPCLMCAGMMIWSRLGALVLGASDPKAGAVGSVYNVLADKSFNHHPAVIRGVLAEACGSLLTSFFLEKRT
- the recO gene encoding DNA repair protein RecO, coding for MKARIKDSGIIFKTSPYSESSLILKAFLRERGLISIIAKGIRKKAEADLLNPLCDYEFTLYEPQEGGLYLLCEFSLARQYDLSRKVESWTAAECAIELYSRLIIPSDENPQYHELLHQFLDYLLSVDKNAILIWWRFLLRVFTLLGTPFRPDHCAVCHDSGRKIIAYDKGAAILICPDCFEPSSEQVRYELLSSQGSTILQLLPRIGDHVSTIGLEGECVRQINRIFADFYLSHYNRPLKLRSLEVLEQFYR